One stretch of Marinobacterium iners DNA includes these proteins:
- a CDS encoding branched-chain amino acid ABC transporter permease, with protein sequence MTTSLFFVQLINGLQYGLLLFLIASGLTLVFGVMGILNLAHGSMFMVGAYLAWYFFEHTGSFGISALISAAIALLIGIAIERGLIRHLYRRNHLDQVLLTIGMIFVFNALQSLLWGNDPLGVPVPQALSGAVPLNDVLEYPIYRIFVALLCIAIAFVMYYMINKTRLGMLIRAGESNREMVECLGIDIRRLYTIVFAIGVMLAAVAGVASAPMSSIMPGMGEHVLITCFVVVVIGGMGSIKGAFVAALLVGLVDTFSSVLVPQISSMMIYILMAFILLIKPQGLFSS encoded by the coding sequence ATGACCACCTCTTTGTTTTTTGTGCAGCTGATCAACGGCCTGCAGTATGGGCTGCTGCTGTTTCTGATCGCTTCCGGCCTGACGCTGGTGTTCGGCGTGATGGGCATTCTCAACTTGGCGCACGGCTCCATGTTCATGGTCGGCGCTTATCTGGCCTGGTATTTCTTCGAGCATACCGGCAGCTTCGGCATCAGCGCACTGATCTCCGCCGCGATCGCCCTGCTGATCGGTATTGCCATCGAACGGGGGCTGATACGCCATCTCTACCGGCGCAACCATCTGGACCAGGTGTTGCTCACCATCGGCATGATCTTTGTCTTCAACGCACTGCAAAGCCTGCTTTGGGGTAACGACCCGCTGGGCGTGCCGGTGCCCCAGGCTCTGTCCGGTGCCGTACCGCTGAATGATGTACTGGAGTACCCGATCTATCGCATCTTTGTCGCCCTGCTCTGTATCGCCATCGCTTTCGTGATGTATTACATGATCAACAAGACCCGGCTGGGCATGCTGATTCGAGCCGGCGAGTCCAACCGTGAAATGGTGGAGTGTCTGGGCATTGATATTCGTCGCCTCTACACCATCGTGTTTGCAATTGGCGTGATGCTGGCGGCTGTCGCCGGGGTCGCGTCTGCCCCCATGTCCTCCATCATGCCCGGCATGGGCGAACACGTATTGATCACCTGTTTTGTAGTGGTCGTGATCGGCGGCATGGGATCGATCAAGGGCGCCTTCGTTGCGGCCCTTCTGGTGGGGCTTGTGGATACCTTCTCGTCCGTTCTGGTACCCCAAATCTCGAGCATGATGATCTACATCCTGATGGCGTTCATCCTGCTGATCAAGCCGCAAGGCTTGTTCTCTTCCTGA
- a CDS encoding ABC transporter substrate-binding protein: MFKTNTLRTAVAAGLATLTLSTPVLASDEPVKVGIMLPFSGVYAALGDATRNGLKMALQEKASELHGRKIEYIEIDTEARPERAPEIASSLLDRSKADFIIGPVHSGVAMGMLKVLRGKDTVMIVPNAGAGPVTGPLCAPNVFRTSFSSWQPSYPMGKVALDKGYKNVVTMSWNYGMGRESLDAFEESFTAGGGTIVKQMLVPFPQTEFQSYLSEIASLKPDAVFVFFAGGGAVKFVKDYDALGLKGKIPLLGSGFLTEGTIEAQGAAAEGVMTTLHYADTLDNDLNSRFRASYKEQFDKPSDLYAVQGYDTGLLIANALNQLKGDISDRDALINTMANTTINSPRGDFTFSKAHNPVQNIYLRTVENGENKVIEVASPMLEDPARGCKL; the protein is encoded by the coding sequence ATGTTCAAGACCAATACTCTGCGTACTGCTGTCGCTGCCGGCCTGGCAACCCTAACCCTTAGCACACCGGTGCTGGCTTCGGATGAGCCGGTCAAAGTGGGCATCATGCTGCCCTTCAGCGGTGTGTATGCCGCGCTGGGCGATGCTACCCGTAACGGTCTGAAAATGGCATTGCAGGAAAAGGCTTCCGAACTGCACGGTCGCAAGATTGAATACATCGAGATCGACACCGAGGCACGCCCCGAACGTGCACCTGAAATCGCATCCTCGCTGCTGGATCGCAGCAAGGCCGACTTCATCATCGGCCCTGTCCACTCAGGTGTGGCCATGGGCATGCTGAAGGTGCTGCGCGGCAAGGATACCGTGATGATTGTGCCGAACGCCGGTGCCGGCCCCGTGACCGGACCTCTGTGTGCACCCAACGTATTCCGCACTTCCTTCTCTTCCTGGCAGCCGTCGTACCCAATGGGCAAGGTAGCACTCGACAAGGGCTACAAGAATGTCGTGACCATGAGCTGGAACTACGGCATGGGACGCGAGAGCCTGGATGCGTTTGAAGAATCCTTTACTGCCGGTGGCGGCACGATCGTCAAACAGATGCTGGTCCCCTTCCCGCAGACCGAATTCCAGTCCTACCTGTCGGAAATCGCATCGCTCAAGCCTGATGCCGTGTTCGTATTCTTCGCCGGCGGCGGCGCGGTCAAATTCGTCAAGGATTACGATGCACTGGGCCTGAAAGGCAAAATCCCACTGCTGGGCTCCGGCTTCCTGACCGAGGGCACTATTGAAGCCCAGGGTGCTGCCGCCGAAGGCGTGATGACGACGCTGCATTATGCTGACACGCTGGATAATGATCTCAACAGCCGCTTCAGAGCCTCCTACAAGGAGCAGTTCGACAAGCCGTCTGACCTTTACGCGGTACAGGGCTATGACACCGGTCTGCTGATTGCCAATGCGCTGAACCAGCTCAAGGGCGACATTTCCGATCGCGATGCCCTGATCAACACCATGGCCAACACCACGATCAACAGCCCGCGTGGCGACTTCACCTTCTCCAAGGCCCACAACCCAGTACAGAACATCTACCTGCGTACGGTTGAAAACGGCGAGAACAAGGTGATCGAGGTCGCATCCCCGATGCTGGAAGACCCGGCTCGCGGCTGCAAGCTCTAA
- a CDS encoding catechol 2,3-dioxygenase, with amino-acid sequence MKKGVMRPGHVQIRVLDMDEAVKHYVDLLGLIEMDRDDQGRVYLKGWTEVDKFSVVLREADEAGMDYMGFKCLSEEVVDSLRAELVAFGCEVEDIPAGDLKDCGRRVRFVAPTGHAFELFATKEQTGKWGVGNHNPEAWPRGLKGMQATRFDHCLLYGPNLDRTLELFRDVLGFDLAEQVMTPDGKRVGQFLTASMKAHDVAFIDHPEPGKFHHASFFLETWNDVLKAADLISMTDTSIDIGPTRHGLTHGQTIYFFDPSGNRNEVFCGGDYHYPDHEPVTWDAGELGKAIFYHDRQLNERFLSVLT; translated from the coding sequence ATGAAAAAAGGTGTAATGCGTCCCGGGCACGTGCAGATTCGCGTGCTGGATATGGATGAAGCCGTCAAGCACTACGTAGACCTGCTCGGTCTGATTGAAATGGACCGTGACGATCAGGGTCGTGTCTATCTCAAGGGCTGGACCGAAGTGGACAAGTTCTCGGTGGTGCTGCGTGAAGCGGACGAAGCCGGCATGGACTACATGGGTTTCAAGTGCTTGAGCGAAGAGGTTGTGGACAGCCTGCGTGCTGAGCTGGTTGCGTTCGGCTGCGAAGTGGAAGACATTCCTGCCGGTGATCTTAAAGACTGTGGACGCCGCGTCCGTTTTGTTGCCCCCACCGGGCACGCGTTCGAGCTTTTTGCCACCAAGGAGCAGACCGGCAAGTGGGGCGTGGGCAATCACAACCCGGAAGCATGGCCGCGTGGCCTGAAAGGCATGCAGGCGACCCGTTTCGACCACTGCCTGTTGTACGGCCCCAACCTGGACCGCACTTTAGAGCTGTTCCGTGATGTGCTCGGCTTCGATCTGGCTGAGCAGGTGATGACACCGGACGGCAAGCGTGTCGGTCAGTTCCTGACTGCCAGCATGAAGGCACATGATGTGGCGTTTATCGATCATCCGGAACCAGGCAAGTTTCACCATGCTTCCTTCTTCCTGGAGACCTGGAACGATGTGCTCAAGGCGGCGGACTTGATCTCCATGACCGATACCTCAATCGATATTGGCCCGACACGTCATGGGCTGACTCATGGTCAGACCATCTATTTCTTTGATCCTTCCGGCAATCGTAATGAAGTTTTCTGCGGTGGCGACTACCACTACCCGGACCACGAGCCGGTGACCTGGGATGCGGGCGAGCTGGGTAAAGCAATTTTCTATCACGACCGTCAGTTGAACGAGCGTTTCCTGAGCGTGCTGACCTGA